The following proteins come from a genomic window of Pseudomonas sp. MAG733B:
- the sucC gene encoding ADP-forming succinate--CoA ligase subunit beta, which yields MNLHEYQGKQLFAEYGLPVSTGYAVDTPEAAAEACDKIGGSEWVVKAQVHAGGRGKAGGVKLVRSKEDAKAFAQQWLGKRLVTYQTDANGQPVTKILVESCTDIAKELYLGAVVDRSSRRIVFMASTEGGVDIEKIAHDTPEKILKATIDPLVGAQPFQGRELAFQLGLEGKQVAQFAKIFVGLAKLFKDHDLALLEVNPLVIKADGDLHCLDAKINIDANAMYRQPKLKTFHDPSQDDPREAHAAKFELNYVALEGNIGCMVNGAGLAMGTMDIVNLHGGKPANFLDVGGGATKERVTEAFKIILSDTNVAAVLVNIFGGIVRCDMIAEGIIGAVKEVGVKIPVVVRLEGNNAELGAKVLAESGLNIIAATSLTDAAQQVVKAAEGK from the coding sequence ATGAATCTTCACGAGTATCAGGGTAAGCAGCTGTTCGCTGAGTACGGCCTGCCAGTATCCACCGGTTACGCGGTAGACACCCCGGAAGCAGCAGCAGAAGCTTGCGACAAAATCGGCGGCAGCGAGTGGGTTGTCAAAGCCCAGGTCCACGCCGGTGGTCGCGGTAAAGCGGGCGGCGTTAAGCTGGTTCGCAGCAAAGAAGACGCCAAAGCCTTCGCACAGCAGTGGCTGGGCAAGCGTCTGGTGACTTACCAGACTGACGCCAATGGTCAGCCAGTCACCAAGATCCTGGTTGAATCGTGCACTGATATCGCTAAAGAGCTGTACCTGGGCGCTGTCGTTGACCGTTCGAGCCGTCGTATCGTGTTCATGGCTTCCACCGAAGGTGGCGTGGACATCGAGAAAATCGCTCACGACACTCCAGAAAAAATTCTGAAAGCCACTATCGATCCACTGGTTGGCGCTCAGCCATTCCAGGGTCGCGAGCTGGCATTCCAGTTGGGTCTGGAAGGCAAGCAAGTTGCCCAGTTCGCCAAGATCTTCGTAGGTCTGGCCAAACTGTTCAAGGATCACGACCTGGCCCTGCTGGAAGTGAACCCGCTGGTGATCAAGGCTGACGGCGATCTGCATTGCCTCGATGCCAAGATCAACATCGACGCCAACGCCATGTACCGTCAGCCTAAGCTGAAGACTTTCCACGATCCGTCGCAAGACGATCCGCGCGAAGCACACGCTGCCAAGTTCGAACTGAACTACGTAGCACTGGAAGGCAACATCGGTTGCATGGTCAACGGTGCTGGCCTGGCCATGGGTACCATGGACATCGTCAACCTGCATGGCGGCAAACCAGCCAACTTCCTCGACGTGGGCGGCGGTGCTACCAAAGAACGCGTTACCGAAGCGTTCAAAATCATTCTGTCCGACACCAACGTCGCTGCAGTACTGGTTAACATCTTCGGCGGCATCGTTCGTTGCGACATGATTGCCGAAGGCATCATCGGTGCAGTGAAAGAAGTCGGCGTGAAAATCCCGGTTGTTGTTCGCCTTGAAGGCAACAACGCTGAACTGGGCGCTAAAGTACTGGCAGAAAGCGGTTTGAACATC
- the lpdA gene encoding dihydrolipoyl dehydrogenase, whose product MSQKFDVVVIGAGPGGYVAAIKAAQLGLSTACIEKYTDKEGKLALGGTCLNVGCIPSKALLDSSWKYKEAKEGFAIHGINHAGVTMDVPAMVGRKATIVKGLTSGVATLFKANGVTSIEGHGKLLAGKQVEVTKPDGSVEIIQAENVILAPGSRPIDIPPAPVDQNVIVDSTGALEFQTVPKRLGVIGAGVIGLELGSVWSRLGAEVTVLEALDTFLMAADAAVSKEALKTLTKQGLDIKLGARVTGSKVNGDEVVVNYTDANGEQNITFDKLIVAVGRRPVTTDLLAADCGVTLDERGFVHVDDHCATTVPGVYAIGDVVRGMMLAHKASEEGIMVVERIKGHKAQMNYDLIPSVIYTHPEIAWVGKTEQALKAEGVEVNVGTFPFAASGRAMAANDTGGFVKVIADAKTDRVLGVHVIGPSAAELVQQGAIGMEFGTSAEDLGMMVFSHPTLSEALHEAALAVNGGAIHIANRKKR is encoded by the coding sequence ATGTCGCAGAAATTTGACGTAGTAGTGATCGGCGCTGGCCCTGGCGGCTATGTGGCTGCCATCAAGGCTGCCCAACTGGGCCTCAGCACTGCCTGCATCGAGAAGTACACCGACAAGGAAGGCAAACTGGCTCTGGGCGGTACTTGCCTGAACGTCGGCTGCATTCCATCCAAGGCGCTGCTGGACAGCTCCTGGAAGTACAAGGAAGCCAAAGAAGGCTTCGCGATCCACGGTATCAACCACGCTGGCGTGACCATGGACGTGCCAGCAATGGTCGGCCGCAAGGCCACCATCGTCAAAGGCCTGACCTCTGGCGTTGCGACCCTGTTCAAAGCCAACGGTGTGACTTCCATTGAAGGTCACGGCAAGCTGCTGGCCGGCAAGCAAGTTGAAGTCACCAAGCCAGACGGCTCGGTAGAAATCATCCAGGCCGAGAACGTGATCCTGGCTCCAGGTTCGCGTCCGATCGACATTCCGCCAGCTCCGGTTGACCAGAATGTGATCGTCGATTCGACTGGCGCCCTGGAATTCCAGACTGTGCCTAAGCGTCTGGGTGTGATCGGCGCTGGCGTGATCGGTCTGGAACTGGGTTCGGTCTGGTCGCGTCTGGGTGCAGAAGTGACTGTCCTGGAAGCCCTGGACACTTTCCTGATGGCAGCGGACGCCGCTGTTTCCAAGGAAGCGCTGAAAACCCTGACCAAACAGGGTCTGGACATCAAGCTGGGCGCTCGCGTGACCGGTTCCAAAGTGAACGGCGACGAAGTCGTTGTGAACTACACCGATGCCAACGGCGAACAGAACATCACTTTCGACAAGCTGATCGTAGCCGTTGGTCGCCGTCCGGTGACCACTGATCTGCTGGCTGCCGACTGCGGCGTGACCCTGGACGAGCGCGGTTTCGTGCACGTTGATGATCACTGCGCCACCACCGTACCGGGCGTCTACGCCATCGGTGACGTGGTTCGCGGCATGATGCTGGCGCACAAAGCGTCGGAAGAAGGCATCATGGTTGTCGAGCGCATCAAGGGCCACAAGGCTCAGATGAACTATGATTTGATCCCTTCGGTTATTTATACTCACCCGGAAATCGCGTGGGTTGGTAAAACCGAGCAGGCCTTGAAAGCTGAAGGCGTTGAAGTTAACGTCGGCACCTTCCCGTTCGCAGCCTCCGGCCGTGCCATGGCTGCCAACGATACCGGTGGTTTCGTCAAGGTCATCGCTGATGCCAAGACAGACCGCGTATTGGGCGTCCATGTGATTGGCCCAAGCGCTGCCGAACTGGTTCAGCAGGGCGCGATCGGTATGGAATTCGGCACCAGCGCTGAAGACCTGGGCATGATGGTTTTCTCCCATCCGACCCTGTCGGAAGCCTTGCACGAAGCTGCTCTGGCAGTGAATGGCGGCGCCATCCACATCGCCAACCGCAAGAAGCGTTAA
- the odhB gene encoding 2-oxoglutarate dehydrogenase complex dihydrolipoyllysine-residue succinyltransferase, which produces MAIEIKAPTFPESVADGTVATWHKKPGDAVKRDDLIVDIETDKVVLEVLATADGVLGAIVKNEGDTVLSDEVLGSIEAGGAAAAAPAAAAPAAAQAAAPAAEGEDDPVAAPAARKLAEENGINIASVAGTGKGGRVTKEDVVAAVAAKKAAPAAAPAKAAAPSAAAPVFAAGDRIEKRVPMTRVRATVAKRLVEAQSNMAMLTTFNEVDMTEVMALRSKYKDLFEKSHNGVRLGFMSFFVKAATEALKRFPAVNASIDGADIVYHGYADVGVAVSSDRGLVVPVLRNAELMSLAEIEGGIATFGKKARDGKLSMDEMTGGTFTITNGGTFGSMMSTPIVNPPQAAILGMHNIIQRPMAINGQVVIRPMMYLALSYDHRLIDGKEAVTFLVTIKNLLEDPARLLLDI; this is translated from the coding sequence ATGGCTATCGAAATCAAAGCCCCCACTTTCCCGGAATCGGTTGCCGATGGCACCGTTGCCACCTGGCACAAAAAACCGGGCGACGCCGTCAAGCGTGACGACCTGATTGTCGACATCGAAACCGACAAGGTTGTCCTGGAAGTGTTGGCGACTGCTGACGGCGTGCTGGGCGCTATCGTCAAGAACGAAGGCGACACCGTTCTGTCCGACGAAGTGCTGGGCTCCATCGAAGCGGGCGGTGCTGCTGCCGCTGCTCCAGCCGCTGCTGCTCCGGCCGCTGCACAAGCTGCTGCTCCTGCTGCCGAAGGCGAAGACGATCCTGTTGCTGCACCGGCTGCTCGCAAGCTGGCTGAAGAAAACGGCATCAACATCGCTTCCGTTGCCGGCACCGGCAAAGGCGGTCGTGTGACCAAGGAAGACGTGGTTGCAGCCGTTGCTGCCAAGAAAGCCGCTCCGGCTGCCGCGCCTGCCAAGGCTGCTGCTCCTTCGGCTGCCGCTCCTGTGTTCGCCGCTGGCGACCGCATCGAGAAGCGCGTACCGATGACCCGCGTTCGTGCCACCGTGGCCAAGCGTCTGGTTGAAGCTCAGTCGAACATGGCGATGCTGACCACTTTCAACGAAGTCGACATGACCGAAGTCATGGCCCTGCGTTCGAAGTACAAGGACCTGTTCGAGAAGTCCCACAACGGCGTGCGCCTGGGCTTCATGTCGTTCTTCGTGAAGGCTGCCACCGAAGCGCTGAAACGCTTCCCGGCCGTTAACGCCTCGATCGACGGTGCTGACATCGTTTACCACGGCTACGCTGACGTCGGCGTTGCAGTTTCCAGCGATCGCGGCCTGGTTGTACCGGTTCTGCGTAACGCCGAACTGATGAGCCTGGCTGAAATCGAAGGCGGCATCGCTACCTTCGGCAAGAAAGCCCGCGACGGCAAACTGTCGATGGACGAAATGACCGGTGGTACTTTCACCATCACCAACGGTGGTACTTTCGGTTCGATGATGTCGACCCCGATCGTCAACCCGCCACAAGCCGCCATCCTGGGCATGCACAACATCATCCAGCGTCCTATGGCCATCAACGGTCAGGTCGTTATCCGTCCGATGATGTACCTGGCACTGTCCTACGATCACCGTCTGATCGATGGCAAAGAAGCTGTGACCTTCCTGGTGACCATCAAGAACCTGCTGGAAGATCCGGCTCGTCTGTTGCTGGATATCTGA
- a CDS encoding 2-oxoglutarate dehydrogenase E1 component translates to MQESVMQRMWNSAYLSGSNAAYVEELYELYLHDPNAVPEEWRTYFQKLPADGNSATDVSHSTIRDHFVLLAKNQRRAQPVSAGSVSSEHEKKQVEVLRLIQAYRMRGHQAAQLDPLGLWQRPAPADLSINHYGLTNADLDTTFRAGDLFIGKEEASLREIHEALQQTYCRTIGAEFTHITDSEQRQWFQQRLESVRGRPTYSADIKSHLLERVTAGEGLEKYLGTKYPGTKRFGLEGGESLIPMLDELIQRSGSYGTKEIVIGMAHRGRLNVLVNTFGKNPRELFDEFEGKKKVELGSGDVKYHQGFSSNVMTTGGEVHLAMAFNPSHLEIVSPVVEGSVRARQDRRNDPTGEKVLPISIHGDAAFAGQGVVMETFQMSQTRGFKTGGTVHIVINNQVGFTISNPLDSRSTEYATDVAKMIQAPILHVNGDDPEAVLFVTQLAIDYRMQFKRDVVIDLVCYRRRGHNEADEPSGTQPIMYQQITKQRTTRELYADRLTQGGVLDAERVQAKVDEYRNALDNGLHVVKSLVKEPNKELFVDWRPYLGHAWTARHDTRFDLKTLQELSAKLLEIPEGFVVQRQVAKIYEDRQKMQAGGLPINWGYAETMAYATLAFEGHPIRMTGQDIGRGTFSHRHAVLHNQKDAGTYIPLQNLYDGQPRFDLYDSFLSEEAVLAFEYGYSTTTPDALVIWEAQFGDFANGAQVVIDQFITSGEHKWGRLCGLTMLLPHGYEGQGPEHSSARLERYLQLCAEHNIQVAVPTTPAQIYHLLRRQVIRPLRKPLIVLTPKSLLRHKLAISTLEDLAEGSFQTVIPEIDAQDPKKVERVVLCSGKVYYDLLEKRRAEGRDDIAIVRIEQLYPFPEDDLKEVLAPYTNVKAAVWCQEEPMNQGAWYCSQHHMRRSISNLDKSLVLEYAGREASAAPACGYASMHAEQQEKLLQDAFTV, encoded by the coding sequence ATGCAAGAAAGCGTGATGCAGCGCATGTGGAACAGTGCCTACCTATCCGGTAGTAACGCTGCCTATGTGGAAGAGCTCTACGAGCTCTACCTGCACGACCCTAACGCTGTGCCAGAAGAGTGGCGCACCTACTTCCAGAAGTTGCCTGCTGACGGCAACTCTGCCACCGATGTTTCGCACTCCACAATTCGCGATCATTTCGTCTTGCTGGCAAAGAACCAGCGCCGCGCCCAACCGGTTTCCGCCGGCAGCGTGAGCAGTGAGCACGAGAAGAAGCAAGTTGAAGTGCTGCGATTGATCCAGGCCTACCGTATGCGTGGCCACCAGGCAGCCCAGCTTGACCCGCTGGGGCTGTGGCAGCGTCCTGCACCTGCAGACCTGTCGATCAATCATTACGGCTTGACCAATGCCGATCTTGATACGACCTTCCGTGCCGGCGACCTGTTCATCGGCAAAGAGGAAGCGAGCCTACGCGAAATTCACGAAGCGTTGCAGCAGACATATTGCCGCACCATCGGCGCTGAATTTACGCACATCACCGATTCCGAGCAGCGCCAGTGGTTCCAGCAGCGTCTGGAAAGCGTGCGCGGCCGTCCGACGTATTCTGCCGACATCAAGAGCCACTTGCTTGAGCGCGTGACCGCCGGTGAAGGCCTGGAGAAATACCTGGGCACCAAATACCCGGGTACCAAGCGTTTCGGTCTGGAAGGCGGCGAGAGCCTGATTCCGATGCTCGATGAGCTGATCCAGCGTTCCGGTTCCTACGGCACCAAGGAAATCGTCATCGGCATGGCCCATCGTGGCCGTCTGAACGTGCTGGTCAACACCTTCGGCAAGAACCCGCGTGAGCTGTTCGACGAGTTCGAAGGCAAGAAGAAGGTCGAGCTGGGTTCCGGTGACGTCAAGTATCACCAGGGCTTCTCGTCCAACGTGATGACCACCGGCGGTGAAGTTCACCTGGCCATGGCGTTCAACCCGTCCCACCTGGAAATCGTTTCCCCGGTGGTCGAGGGTTCGGTTCGCGCCCGTCAGGATCGTCGTAACGATCCAACCGGTGAGAAAGTCCTGCCGATCTCCATCCACGGTGACGCCGCTTTCGCAGGTCAAGGCGTGGTCATGGAAACCTTCCAGATGTCGCAGACCCGCGGTTTCAAGACCGGCGGTACCGTGCACATCGTGATCAACAACCAGGTCGGTTTCACCATCAGCAACCCGCTGGACTCGCGTTCCACCGAGTACGCGACCGACGTTGCGAAAATGATCCAGGCGCCGATCCTCCATGTGAATGGTGATGATCCGGAAGCCGTATTGTTCGTGACCCAGCTGGCCATCGACTACCGCATGCAGTTCAAGCGTGACGTGGTGATCGACCTGGTCTGCTACCGTCGTCGCGGCCACAACGAGGCCGACGAGCCAAGCGGCACCCAGCCGATCATGTATCAGCAGATCACCAAACAGCGCACCACCCGTGAGCTGTATGCCGATCGTCTGACCCAGGGCGGTGTCCTGGACGCTGAGCGTGTTCAGGCGAAAGTCGACGAATACCGCAACGCGCTGGACAACGGTCTGCACGTAGTGAAAAGCCTGGTCAAAGAGCCGAACAAAGAGTTGTTCGTGGATTGGCGTCCGTATCTGGGCCACGCCTGGACCGCGCGTCACGACACTCGTTTCGATCTGAAGACCTTGCAGGAACTGTCCGCCAAGCTGCTGGAAATCCCGGAAGGCTTCGTGGTTCAGCGCCAGGTTGCGAAGATCTACGAAGACCGTCAGAAGATGCAAGCCGGCGGCCTGCCGATCAACTGGGGTTACGCCGAAACCATGGCGTACGCAACCCTGGCGTTCGAAGGTCACCCGATCCGCATGACCGGCCAGGACATCGGCCGCGGTACGTTCTCGCACCGTCATGCTGTTCTGCACAACCAGAAAGACGCGGGCACCTACATCCCGCTGCAGAACCTGTACGACGGTCAGCCACGCTTCGACCTGTACGACTCGTTCCTGTCCGAAGAAGCGGTGCTGGCGTTCGAATACGGCTACTCGACCACCACGCCGGATGCGCTGGTGATCTGGGAAGCCCAGTTCGGCGACTTCGCCAACGGTGCCCAGGTGGTTATCGACCAGTTCATCACCAGTGGCGAGCACAAGTGGGGCCGTCTGTGCGGTCTGACCATGCTGCTGCCGCACGGTTATGAAGGTCAGGGGCCGGAGCACTCCTCGGCTCGTCTTGAGCGTTACCTGCAGCTGTGCGCCGAGCACAACATTCAGGTCGCGGTGCCGACTACGCCGGCACAGATCTACCACTTGCTGCGTCGTCAGGTGATTCGCCCGCTGCGCAAGCCGTTGATCGTTCTGACTCCGAAGTCGCTGCTGCGTCACAAGCTGGCCATCTCGACCCTGGAAGATCTGGCCGAAGGTTCGTTCCAGACCGTTATCCCGGAAATCGACGCCCAAGACCCGAAAAAGGTCGAGCGCGTAGTTCTGTGTAGCGGCAAGGTCTACTACGACTTGCTGGAAAAACGCCGTGCCGAAGGCCGTGACGATATCGCCATCGTGCGTATCGAGCAGCTGTACCCATTCCCTGAGGACGACTTGAAAGAAGTCCTGGCTCCTTATACCAACGTCAAAGCTGCCGTTTGGTGTCAGGAAGAGCCGATGAACCAGGGTGCCTGGTACTGCAGCCAACACCACATGCGTCGCAGCATCAGTAACCTCGACAAGTCTCTCGTACTCGAGTACGCGGGCCGTGAGGCTTCTGCTGCACCGGCATGCGGTTATGCATCGATGCACGCTGAGCAGCAGGAAAAACTGCTGCAAGACGCCTTTACTGTTTAA
- a CDS encoding succinate dehydrogenase iron-sulfur subunit, giving the protein MLQVSVYRYNPDQDAAPFMQEFQVDTGGKDLMVLDVLALIKEQDEGFSYRRSCREGVCGSDGMNINGKNGLACVTPLSAVVKGNKLIVRPLPGLPVIRDLVVDMSIFYKQYEKVKPFLQNDTPAPAIERLQSPEEREKLDGLYECILCACCSTSCPSFWWNPDKFLGPAALLQAYRFLADSRDTKTTERLAALDDPFSVFRCRSIMNCVNVCPKGLNPTRAIGHIRNMLLSSGV; this is encoded by the coding sequence ATGTTGCAAGTCAGTGTTTATCGTTACAACCCTGATCAGGACGCCGCGCCGTTCATGCAGGAATTCCAGGTCGATACCGGTGGTAAAGACCTGATGGTGCTGGACGTACTGGCCCTGATCAAAGAGCAGGACGAAGGTTTCTCCTATCGTCGCTCTTGCCGTGAAGGCGTTTGCGGTTCCGACGGCATGAACATCAACGGCAAGAACGGCCTGGCCTGCGTCACGCCGCTGTCTGCTGTTGTAAAAGGTAACAAGTTGATCGTTCGTCCTCTGCCAGGTTTGCCGGTTATCCGTGACCTGGTCGTCGATATGAGCATCTTCTACAAGCAATACGAGAAGGTTAAGCCATTCCTGCAGAACGACACGCCGGCTCCGGCCATCGAGCGTCTGCAGTCCCCTGAAGAGCGTGAAAAGCTCGACGGTCTGTACGAGTGCATCCTGTGCGCTTGCTGCTCGACCTCTTGCCCGTCCTTCTGGTGGAACCCGGACAAGTTCCTGGGTCCAGCTGCCCTGCTGCAAGCGTACCGCTTCCTGGCAGACAGCCGCGATACCAAGACTACCGAGCGCCTGGCTGCGCTGGATGACCCGTTCAGCGTATTCCGCTGCCGGAGCATCATGAACTGCGTCAACGTATGTCCGAAAGGCCTGAACCCGACTAGGGCCATCGGTCACATCCGTAACATGCTGCTCTCGAGCGGCGTGTGA
- the sdhA gene encoding succinate dehydrogenase flavoprotein subunit, protein MANIPTISFDAIIIGGGGAGMRAALQLAQGGHKTAVITKVFPTRSHTVSAQGGITCAIASADPNDDWRWHMYDTVKGSDYIGDQDAIEYMCQEGPAAVFELDHMGLPFSRTEQGRIYQRPFGGQSKDYGKGGQAARTCAASDRTGHALLHTLYQGNLKAGTTFLNEYYAVDLVKNSQGEFVGVIAICIETGETTYIRAKATVLATGGAGRIYASTTNALINTGDGVGMALRAGVPVQDIEMWQFHPTGIAGAGVLVTEGCRGEGGYLINKHGERFMERYAPNAKDLAGRDVVARSMVKEIIAGNGCGPNGDHVMLKLDHLGEEVLHSRLPGICELSKTFAHVDPVVAPVPVVPTCHYMMGGVPTNIHGQAITQNAEGVDEIIHGLFAVGEVACVSVHGANRLGGNSLLDLVVFGRAAGLHLEKALTDGIEYDDATEADIEAALSRLNALNNRTEGEDVATLRRELQNCMQNYFGVFRTGEYMQKGIAQLADLRARIANVKINDKSQAFNTARIEALELQNLLEVAEATAIAAEVRKESRGAHAREDFEDRDDENWLCHTLYFPGDKRVTKRAVNFSPKTVPTFEPKIRTY, encoded by the coding sequence ATGGCTAACATTCCAACGATTTCTTTCGACGCCATCATTATTGGTGGTGGCGGTGCCGGCATGCGCGCAGCGCTGCAACTGGCACAAGGCGGTCACAAGACTGCCGTGATCACCAAGGTGTTCCCGACCCGTTCGCACACCGTATCCGCTCAAGGCGGCATCACCTGCGCCATCGCTTCGGCCGACCCGAACGATGACTGGCGCTGGCACATGTACGATACCGTCAAGGGTTCCGACTATATCGGTGACCAGGACGCTATCGAGTACATGTGTCAGGAAGGCCCGGCCGCAGTTTTCGAACTGGACCACATGGGTCTGCCGTTCTCCCGTACCGAACAAGGCCGCATCTACCAGCGTCCGTTCGGTGGTCAGTCCAAGGACTACGGTAAAGGCGGCCAGGCTGCGCGTACTTGCGCTGCATCCGACCGTACCGGTCACGCACTGCTGCACACCCTTTATCAGGGCAACCTGAAAGCCGGTACCACGTTCCTGAACGAGTACTACGCTGTCGACCTGGTGAAGAACTCGCAAGGCGAGTTCGTCGGCGTGATCGCCATCTGCATCGAAACCGGCGAAACCACCTACATCCGTGCCAAGGCTACCGTTCTGGCCACCGGCGGTGCAGGTCGTATCTATGCATCGACCACCAATGCCCTGATCAACACCGGTGACGGCGTTGGCATGGCGCTGCGTGCCGGCGTACCGGTACAAGACATCGAAATGTGGCAGTTCCACCCGACCGGCATTGCCGGCGCCGGTGTACTGGTTACAGAAGGTTGCCGTGGTGAAGGTGGTTACCTGATCAACAAGCACGGCGAGCGTTTCATGGAGCGTTATGCTCCGAACGCCAAAGACCTTGCTGGTCGTGACGTGGTTGCCCGTTCGATGGTGAAAGAAATCATCGCCGGCAACGGTTGCGGCCCGAATGGCGACCACGTAATGCTCAAACTCGACCACTTGGGCGAGGAAGTGCTGCACAGCCGTCTGCCAGGCATCTGCGAACTGTCGAAAACGTTTGCTCACGTTGACCCGGTCGTTGCTCCGGTTCCGGTTGTTCCGACTTGCCACTATATGATGGGCGGCGTGCCGACCAACATTCATGGTCAGGCGATCACCCAGAACGCTGAAGGCGTGGACGAGATCATTCATGGTCTGTTCGCTGTAGGCGAAGTGGCTTGCGTATCGGTTCACGGTGCCAACCGTCTGGGCGGTAACTCTCTGCTCGACCTGGTGGTATTCGGCCGCGCTGCCGGCCTGCACCTGGAAAAAGCGCTGACCGACGGCATCGAATACGACGACGCTACCGAAGCTGACATTGAAGCTGCCCTGTCGCGCCTGAACGCACTGAACAACCGTACCGAAGGCGAAGACGTGGCTACCCTGCGTCGCGAACTGCAAAACTGCATGCAGAACTACTTCGGTGTATTCCGTACCGGCGAATACATGCAGAAGGGTATTGCCCAGCTGGCTGACCTGCGCGCGCGCATCGCCAACGTCAAGATCAACGATAAGTCGCAAGCGTTCAACACTGCACGTATCGAAGCTCTGGAACTGCAGAACCTGCTGGAAGTGGCTGAAGCTACCGCCATCGCTGCCGAAGTACGTAAAGAGTCCCGCGGTGCTCACGCCCGTGAAGACTTCGAAGACCGCGACGACGAAAACTGGCTGTGCCACACCCTGTACTTCCCGGGTGACAAGCGCGTGACCAAGCGTGCTGTGAACTTCTCGCCGAAGACTGTTCCGACTTTTGAACCTAAGATTCGGACTTATTAA
- the sdhD gene encoding succinate dehydrogenase, hydrophobic membrane anchor protein: protein MVTSVTNLSRSGLYDWMAQRVSAVVLAAYFIFLIGYLAANPGIGYDQWHGLFAHNGMRIFSLLALVALGAHAWVGMWTIATDYLTPMALGKSATAVRFLFQAVCGVAMFAYFVWGVQILWGI, encoded by the coding sequence ATGGTAACCAGCGTTACGAACCTTTCGCGTTCCGGTCTGTATGACTGGATGGCGCAACGTGTGTCTGCGGTCGTTCTCGCGGCTTATTTCATTTTCCTGATCGGATACCTCGCTGCGAACCCGGGCATTGGCTATGACCAATGGCACGGCCTGTTCGCCCACAACGGGATGCGTATCTTCAGTCTGCTGGCCCTTGTGGCCCTCGGCGCTCACGCCTGGGTCGGCATGTGGACCATCGCGACCGACTACCTGACGCCGATGGCGCTGGGCAAGTCCGCGACTGCAGTACGTTTCCTTTTCCAGGCAGTATGCGGCGTTGCGATGTTCGCTTACTTCGTCTGGGGTGTGCAGATTCTCTGGGGTATCTGA
- the sdhC gene encoding succinate dehydrogenase, cytochrome b556 subunit, with translation MKSQRPVNLDLRTIKLPITGVTSFLHRVSGIILFLGLGFMLYALGKSLGSEEGFVDVKATLTSPLAKFVAWGLLSALLYHLVAGVRHLIMDMGIGETLEGGTLGSKIIIAISVVLIVLAGVWIW, from the coding sequence GTGAAAAGCCAACGACCTGTAAACCTAGACCTAAGGACCATCAAACTCCCCATCACCGGCGTTACGTCGTTTCTTCACCGTGTTTCCGGCATCATCCTCTTCCTGGGCCTTGGCTTCATGCTTTATGCATTGGGCAAGTCTTTGGGTTCCGAGGAAGGTTTTGTCGACGTGAAGGCAACCTTGACCAGCCCGCTGGCCAAGTTCGTAGCATGGGGCCTCCTGTCCGCTCTGCTGTATCACCTGGTAGCCGGTGTGCGCCACTTGATCATGGATATGGGCATCGGTGAGACGCTGGAAGGCGGCACGCTGGGCTCGAAAATCATCATCGCCATTTCCGTGGTGTTGATCGTTCTGGCAGGAGTTTGGATATGGTAA